In one window of Clavelina lepadiformis chromosome 4, kaClaLepa1.1, whole genome shotgun sequence DNA:
- the LOC143452090 gene encoding uncharacterized protein LOC143452090 isoform X1, with protein sequence MDEQGKKLKQWLVDHTNQSRFRLSWDNEERTRIKIPWPKVGDPNFEQNLEVCVAWAKHGETYTEPMTTEKYSQMKKRFADVLRKSRYLKKLDKIERQSGDFVVYELLSRPKSNDPGKMKKQKRSHPHSSDHPSLNNSFETTLKKVQNPTFPEHGVCGDSEKQMERANNDCVQPHVATNKIHQESFAQQFPTGEPPKISQNLGSCLNVDRNMKSTPQELQMLSQQFQFLHIWPEEELFTFNISVSYKENDHNDYYVPIIEESYEWHEVNLHGGIQLVYSDTSQSTAQLNQSSQAKILNLPQPTMINEQKAFENTIIRIALEKFKDGILLCMNEAYELYATRNCLSCVYYFEDPSVNCGSTKIDQNQRIKLFSLEQYRKNLLHYRGKQRSVKPESKIHIVVGNQPNRITSNCLVRITLEHCLAPAFQEMFGKGDSIPELAISDPNSSESLRSLLRKYGAQIDS encoded by the exons ATGGATGAACAAGGTAAAAAGCTTAAACAATGGCTTGTTGATCACACCAATCAAAGCCGTTTCCGATTGAGTTGGGATAATGAAGAGAGAACAAGGATCAAGATACCATGGCCGAAAGTTGGTGAtccaaattttgaacaaaatttagAAGTTTGTGTG GCTTGGGCTAAGCATGGAGAAACTTATACCGAACCAATGACTACGGAAAAGTATAGTCAGATGAAAAAAAGGTTTGCAGATGTGTTGAGAAAATCAAGATATTTGAAGAAATTGGATAAAATTGAGCGTCAGTCTGGTGACTTCGTAGTGTATGAGCTTTTATCAAGACCCAAAAGTAATG aTCCAGGAAAGATGAAAAAGCAGAAACGCTCCCATCCACATTCCAGCGATCATCCGTCTTTAAATAATTCATTTGAAACTACCCTTAAAAAAGTTCAGAACCCTACATTCCCTGAACATGGGGTATGTGGGGACTCAGAAAAACAG ATGGAGCGTGCCAATAATGACTGTGTTCAACCACATGTTGCAACTAATAAAATTCATCAAGAATCTTTTGCACAGCAGTTTCCAACTGGTGAACCACCAAAAATAAGTCAAAATCTTG GTTCTTGTCTTAATGTTGATCGTAACATGAAATCTACTCCCCAGGAGTTACAGATGCTTAGCCAACAGTTTCAGTTTCTGC ATATATGGCCTGAAGAAGAGTTATTCACTTTTAATATAAGTGTTTCGTACAAGGAAAATGACCACAATGACTATTATGTGCCAATTATAGAGGAGTCATATGAGTGGCATGAGGTGAATCTGCACGGTGGCATCCAACTAGTTTATAGTGATACCTCACAATCTACTGCTCAATTGAATCAGAGTTCTCAAGCAAAAATTCTAAACCTTCCTCAACCAACCATGATCAATGAGCAAAAGGCTTTCGAAAATACTATTATTAGAATTGCGTTGGAAAAATTTAAGGATGGAATCCTTCTTTGTATGAATGAGGCCTATGAACTCTACGCAACAAGGAACTGTTTGAGTTGTGTGTATTACTTTGAAGATCCTTCAGTAAATTGCGGTAGCACAAAAATTGATCAAAACCAAAGGATTAAACTTTTCTCACTTGAGCAGTATCGTAAAAATCTGCTCCATTACAGAGGCAAACAGAGAAGTGTAAAGCCTGAAAGCAAGATACATATCGTTGTGGGGAATCAACCTAACAGAATCACTTCAAATTGTTTAGTTCGGATTACTCTGGAGCATTGTCTTGCACCTGCATTTCAAGAAATGTTTGGTAAAGGTGATAGCATTCCTGAGCTTGCTATTAGTGATCCTAATTCCAGTGAATCGCTAAGATCCTTACTGCGCAAGTATGGTGCCCAAATTGATTCATAA
- the LOC143452090 gene encoding uncharacterized protein LOC143452090 isoform X2, giving the protein MDEQGKKLKQWLVDHTNQSRFRLSWDNEERTRIKIPWPKVGDPNFEQNLEVCVAWAKHGETYTEPMTTEKYSQMKKRFADVLRKSRYLKKLDKIERQSGDFVVYELLSRPKNPGKMKKQKRSHPHSSDHPSLNNSFETTLKKVQNPTFPEHGVCGDSEKQMERANNDCVQPHVATNKIHQESFAQQFPTGEPPKISQNLGSCLNVDRNMKSTPQELQMLSQQFQFLHIWPEEELFTFNISVSYKENDHNDYYVPIIEESYEWHEVNLHGGIQLVYSDTSQSTAQLNQSSQAKILNLPQPTMINEQKAFENTIIRIALEKFKDGILLCMNEAYELYATRNCLSCVYYFEDPSVNCGSTKIDQNQRIKLFSLEQYRKNLLHYRGKQRSVKPESKIHIVVGNQPNRITSNCLVRITLEHCLAPAFQEMFGKGDSIPELAISDPNSSESLRSLLRKYGAQIDS; this is encoded by the exons ATGGATGAACAAGGTAAAAAGCTTAAACAATGGCTTGTTGATCACACCAATCAAAGCCGTTTCCGATTGAGTTGGGATAATGAAGAGAGAACAAGGATCAAGATACCATGGCCGAAAGTTGGTGAtccaaattttgaacaaaatttagAAGTTTGTGTG GCTTGGGCTAAGCATGGAGAAACTTATACCGAACCAATGACTACGGAAAAGTATAGTCAGATGAAAAAAAGGTTTGCAGATGTGTTGAGAAAATCAAGATATTTGAAGAAATTGGATAAAATTGAGCGTCAGTCTGGTGACTTCGTAGTGTATGAGCTTTTATCAAGACCCAAAA aTCCAGGAAAGATGAAAAAGCAGAAACGCTCCCATCCACATTCCAGCGATCATCCGTCTTTAAATAATTCATTTGAAACTACCCTTAAAAAAGTTCAGAACCCTACATTCCCTGAACATGGGGTATGTGGGGACTCAGAAAAACAG ATGGAGCGTGCCAATAATGACTGTGTTCAACCACATGTTGCAACTAATAAAATTCATCAAGAATCTTTTGCACAGCAGTTTCCAACTGGTGAACCACCAAAAATAAGTCAAAATCTTG GTTCTTGTCTTAATGTTGATCGTAACATGAAATCTACTCCCCAGGAGTTACAGATGCTTAGCCAACAGTTTCAGTTTCTGC ATATATGGCCTGAAGAAGAGTTATTCACTTTTAATATAAGTGTTTCGTACAAGGAAAATGACCACAATGACTATTATGTGCCAATTATAGAGGAGTCATATGAGTGGCATGAGGTGAATCTGCACGGTGGCATCCAACTAGTTTATAGTGATACCTCACAATCTACTGCTCAATTGAATCAGAGTTCTCAAGCAAAAATTCTAAACCTTCCTCAACCAACCATGATCAATGAGCAAAAGGCTTTCGAAAATACTATTATTAGAATTGCGTTGGAAAAATTTAAGGATGGAATCCTTCTTTGTATGAATGAGGCCTATGAACTCTACGCAACAAGGAACTGTTTGAGTTGTGTGTATTACTTTGAAGATCCTTCAGTAAATTGCGGTAGCACAAAAATTGATCAAAACCAAAGGATTAAACTTTTCTCACTTGAGCAGTATCGTAAAAATCTGCTCCATTACAGAGGCAAACAGAGAAGTGTAAAGCCTGAAAGCAAGATACATATCGTTGTGGGGAATCAACCTAACAGAATCACTTCAAATTGTTTAGTTCGGATTACTCTGGAGCATTGTCTTGCACCTGCATTTCAAGAAATGTTTGGTAAAGGTGATAGCATTCCTGAGCTTGCTATTAGTGATCCTAATTCCAGTGAATCGCTAAGATCCTTACTGCGCAAGTATGGTGCCCAAATTGATTCATAA
- the LOC143452090 gene encoding uncharacterized protein LOC143452090 isoform X3 gives MTTEKYSQMKKRFADVLRKSRYLKKLDKIERQSGDFVVYELLSRPKSNDPGKMKKQKRSHPHSSDHPSLNNSFETTLKKVQNPTFPEHGVCGDSEKQMERANNDCVQPHVATNKIHQESFAQQFPTGEPPKISQNLGSCLNVDRNMKSTPQELQMLSQQFQFLHIWPEEELFTFNISVSYKENDHNDYYVPIIEESYEWHEVNLHGGIQLVYSDTSQSTAQLNQSSQAKILNLPQPTMINEQKAFENTIIRIALEKFKDGILLCMNEAYELYATRNCLSCVYYFEDPSVNCGSTKIDQNQRIKLFSLEQYRKNLLHYRGKQRSVKPESKIHIVVGNQPNRITSNCLVRITLEHCLAPAFQEMFGKGDSIPELAISDPNSSESLRSLLRKYGAQIDS, from the exons ATGACTACGGAAAAGTATAGTCAGATGAAAAAAAGGTTTGCAGATGTGTTGAGAAAATCAAGATATTTGAAGAAATTGGATAAAATTGAGCGTCAGTCTGGTGACTTCGTAGTGTATGAGCTTTTATCAAGACCCAAAAGTAATG aTCCAGGAAAGATGAAAAAGCAGAAACGCTCCCATCCACATTCCAGCGATCATCCGTCTTTAAATAATTCATTTGAAACTACCCTTAAAAAAGTTCAGAACCCTACATTCCCTGAACATGGGGTATGTGGGGACTCAGAAAAACAG ATGGAGCGTGCCAATAATGACTGTGTTCAACCACATGTTGCAACTAATAAAATTCATCAAGAATCTTTTGCACAGCAGTTTCCAACTGGTGAACCACCAAAAATAAGTCAAAATCTTG GTTCTTGTCTTAATGTTGATCGTAACATGAAATCTACTCCCCAGGAGTTACAGATGCTTAGCCAACAGTTTCAGTTTCTGC ATATATGGCCTGAAGAAGAGTTATTCACTTTTAATATAAGTGTTTCGTACAAGGAAAATGACCACAATGACTATTATGTGCCAATTATAGAGGAGTCATATGAGTGGCATGAGGTGAATCTGCACGGTGGCATCCAACTAGTTTATAGTGATACCTCACAATCTACTGCTCAATTGAATCAGAGTTCTCAAGCAAAAATTCTAAACCTTCCTCAACCAACCATGATCAATGAGCAAAAGGCTTTCGAAAATACTATTATTAGAATTGCGTTGGAAAAATTTAAGGATGGAATCCTTCTTTGTATGAATGAGGCCTATGAACTCTACGCAACAAGGAACTGTTTGAGTTGTGTGTATTACTTTGAAGATCCTTCAGTAAATTGCGGTAGCACAAAAATTGATCAAAACCAAAGGATTAAACTTTTCTCACTTGAGCAGTATCGTAAAAATCTGCTCCATTACAGAGGCAAACAGAGAAGTGTAAAGCCTGAAAGCAAGATACATATCGTTGTGGGGAATCAACCTAACAGAATCACTTCAAATTGTTTAGTTCGGATTACTCTGGAGCATTGTCTTGCACCTGCATTTCAAGAAATGTTTGGTAAAGGTGATAGCATTCCTGAGCTTGCTATTAGTGATCCTAATTCCAGTGAATCGCTAAGATCCTTACTGCGCAAGTATGGTGCCCAAATTGATTCATAA